Proteins encoded in a region of the Pelobates fuscus isolate aPelFus1 chromosome 11, aPelFus1.pri, whole genome shotgun sequence genome:
- the LOC134577011 gene encoding nicotinamide N-methyltransferase-like, which yields MTSSTHKHYHLHDIDSEKFAEIYLSATSDALMLDEILRFPAEELFKEVKEGLIGGDHLIDISVGPCVIQMFPIFEFFKEISILEFSDVCVNDVQKWVDGHEDAFDWSFLYKYVMESDGNSDRFKEKENDLRRRIKRILKCDFSKANPTDPVVLPEADCVLSFYVIQMVSEDHDVYRSNMKKIASMLKLGGCLLLIGGYNGAFFTVGEEKYHMLGCDEKFIKEALEDAGLAIERCEVRKSKIGNEVVAYDYACFISAVKKKNI from the exons ATGACTTCCTCCACCCATAAACACTATCACCTGCATGATATTGATTCAGAAAAGTTTGCTGAAATATATTTATCTGCAACATCTGATGCTTTGATGTTAGATGAGATTTTACGATTTCCAGCTGAAGAGCTTTTTAAGGAAGTTAAGGAAG GTCTCATTGGTGGGGACCACTTGATTGACATTTCAGTGGGTCCATGTGTAATCCAGATGTTCCCAATTTTTGAATTCTTCAAGGAGATCTCTATTTTAGAATTCAGTGATGTCTGTGTCAACGATGTGCAGAAGTGGGTGGATGGTCATGAAGATGCGTTTGATTGGTCTTTCCTGTACAAATATGTCATGGAATCTGACGGCAACAG TGATCGttttaaagaaaaggaaaatgacCTGCGTAGAAGGATCAAACGCATCTTAAAATGTGATTTCAGCAAAGCCAACCCTACGGACCCAGTTGTGTTACCAGAAGCTGATTGTGTGTTGAGTTTTTATGTGATACAGATGGTTAGTGAAGATCATGACGTTTACCGTTCTAACATGAAAAAAATAGCTTCCATGCTAAAACTAGGAGGATGCCTGTTATTAATTGGTGGTTATAATGGTGCATTTTTCACTGTTGGTGAGGAGAAGTACCATATGTTAGGGTGTGATGAAAAGTTTATAAAAGAAGCTCTGGAAGATGCAGGTCTTGCGATTGAGCGATGTGAGGTGCGGAAAAGTAAAATAGGCAATGAGGTGGTAGCGTATGATTATGCTTGTTTTATTAGTGCTGtcaaaaagaaaaatatctaA